The nucleotide sequence CAGCCAGAGCGCCTTCGCGCCGATCGCGACGGCCTGTTCGGCGATCGGCGGAGTGTCCTCGGCCGGCCTGAAAACGTCGACCAGGTCGACGGGCTCCGGGATGTCGGTGAGCGAGCGATAGACCTTCTCGCCCAGCAGCTCGTGGGCCGACGGGTGGACGGGGATGATCCGGAACCCGTGTGCCTGCAGCACGGCGGCGACCCCGTGCGAAGCCTTGGCCGGATCACGGCTCAGCCCCACGACGGCGATCGTCTTCGATCCGGCGAGGATCTCGGTGGCGCGATCGGTCATACCGGGTTCAACGACGGCGGGTGGCCGCGCATTCCTGCTGAGGTACGGCGAACGTGACGGACCTCGTGAGTGGTAAGTGTCGTTCTAACGACACTTACCACTCACGAGGTCTGTCCCGCGTGGCAGCTCTAGAGCTTCCAGAGCCGCAGGCCCCGCACGCGGTACACCGGCCAGACGACGTGCCAGGCGCGGCGGCGCAGGAAGACCGCGGAGCAGGTGAGGACGCTGCGCGCGGACGTCGTCGCGACGTCGTGGCGATCCGGCCAGCTCGCGCCGTGCCGACCGGCCGCGATGCGGAAGACGTTGACCAGGCCGCGGCCCTGCAGATCGAATTTCGCCCCCGTGTCACCGGAATCCGGGGTCAGGGAGGCGATCTCCTGGCCGAACGCGGCCGCGGGCGCGGGCCCCGCGTCGGCGGGGAGGTCACCGACGGTCGCCGAGACCGCCTTGCCGTAGAGACGGCGGGTGTAGCGCTGGAGCAGCAGCCGCTCCCACAGCGGCAGGACACGGCGGTGCTTCAGCAGCGCCGAACACTCCGCGTGCCCGATGGCGAAGATGTCGGTCAGCTCGTCGTAGGCGTTGTGCGCGGTGGGCTCATTGAGGTGCACTCGTACCTCGTAGCGGATGCGCGCGGTGAGCTCGTCGAGCTCTTCGCGACGGTCGATCCTGGCCTTCGCCCGTGAGAGCGCCCAATCGGACATGGGAGCAGGCTAGGTGATGATCGGGGTCGTGCGAGACCCTTTCGGCCTAATCAGTACGGCGGCGGCCAGGACTCGGCCTGACCCCGTGCGTACCGGCCAGTGGAACGGGCGTCTTGTGCGGGCCCAGGCGACGGGGCAGAGTTCGGCTGTCGGAAGGAGCCCATGGACGCCAGCACGCTGCAGGAGGCCGCGGCCGCGCTGCTCAGCGCGTACGAGACCGGCAAGCCGATCGCGCCCCTCATCGAGACGTACCCCGCCGCGACCTTGGAGGACGCGTACCGCATCCAGCAGCGGCTCGTCCGCCACTGGGCCGAACGCGGCGACGAGGTGCGCGGGCACAAGGTCGGTCTCGCGTCCGCCGCCATGCAGCGGCAGATGGGCGTCGATCAGCCGGACTACGGCCATCTGACCGCCTCGATGTTCCACCTCGAACACCAGCCGATCCCGATCGGCGGCTTCCTCCAGCCGAGGATCGAGCCGGAGATCGCGTTCGTGCTCGGCTCGCGGCTGCGCGGTCCCGGCATCACGGTGGCGGACGCGCTGCGGGCGGTGGACTTCGTCGTCCCGGCGCTGGAGATCGTCGATTCCCGCATCCAGGACTGGAAGATCAGCATCGTCGACACGATCGCGGACAACGCGTCCTCGGGCGGGGTCGTCCTCGGCAGCAGGCCGACCGCGATCGGCGACATCGACCTGCGGCTGGTGGGTTGTGTCCTGCACCAGAACGGCGAGATCGCGGCGACCGGCGCGGGCGGCGCGGTACTCGGCTCGCCGGTGAACGCGCTGGTGTGGCTCGCGAACACGGTCGGGCCGCTCGGCGTCGCGCTCGAACCGGGGCACGTCGTGCTGCCGGGTTCGATGACGCGTGCGATCCCGGTGAGTCCGGGCGACACCGTCGTCGCGACGATGGCGGGGCTCGGCAGTGTCACCGCGAAGTTCTCCGGGGAGGAACGGCCGTGAGCCTTGGTGTGCGGGAGGCGGCGGAAGCGCTGCTGTCCGGGGAAGAACGCGAACCGCTGACCGACGCCTGGCCGGAACTGGACGTCGATACCGCCTATGCGATCCAGGACGAGGCGCTGCGGCTTCGGCGGGCACGCGGCGAGACGGTGATCGGCGTCAAGCTGGGCCTGACCTCGCGAGTGATGCAGCGGCGGATGGGGATCGCTTCGCCGTTGCTCGCGTGGCTGACCGACGCGATGGTGCTGCCCGCCGGTGTCCCGCTGCCGTCGCTGATCCACCCGCGGGCGGAACCCGAGCTGGTCTTCGTGCTGGGCGACCGGCTCGCGGGCCCCGGTGTCACCGCGGCGACCGCGATGGCGGCGGTGGACCGGGTCCACGGCGGCATCGAGATCGTCGACAGCCGCTACCGTGACTACCGGGGCAAGCTCCCGGACGCCGTGGCGGACAACGGTTTCTCGGCGTATTTCACGCTGGGACCGGTCGGCGTCGAACCATCCACAGTGGACCTTTCGCTGGAGGCGGCGCTTTTGGAGGTCGACGGTGCCATCGTCGACACCGCGACAGGTGCGGCCGTGCAGGGACATCCGGCGGAAGCCCTGGCGCTGGCGGCCAACACCCTCGGTGCCCGAGGGCTCGCGCTGGAGCCCGGCTGGATCGTGCTCACCGGCGGGATGACCGACGCGGTCGACGTGCGCCCGGGTTCACGGGTGGCGGCGCATTTCTCGCATCTGGGTTCGATCACGCTCGCCGGGTCTTGACGTCGGCGCGGTCGGCCGTCCGGACCAGACCACGTGCCAGCCGTGGCCAGATCGCGCGCGGGAGGTCGTGTCCCATCCCGGGGACGATGTCCACTTCG is from Amycolatopsis lurida and encodes:
- a CDS encoding 2-keto-4-pentenoate hydratase; translated protein: MDASTLQEAAAALLSAYETGKPIAPLIETYPAATLEDAYRIQQRLVRHWAERGDEVRGHKVGLASAAMQRQMGVDQPDYGHLTASMFHLEHQPIPIGGFLQPRIEPEIAFVLGSRLRGPGITVADALRAVDFVVPALEIVDSRIQDWKISIVDTIADNASSGGVVLGSRPTAIGDIDLRLVGCVLHQNGEIAATGAGGAVLGSPVNALVWLANTVGPLGVALEPGHVVLPGSMTRAIPVSPGDTVVATMAGLGSVTAKFSGEERP
- a CDS encoding CoA-binding protein, whose amino-acid sequence is MTDRATEILAGSKTIAVVGLSRDPAKASHGVAAVLQAHGFRIIPVHPSAHELLGEKVYRSLTDIPEPVDLVDVFRPAEDTPPIAEQAVAIGAKALWLQQGIVSAESRRIAEEGGLAYVEDRCTAVVRAVANLSVR
- a CDS encoding 2-keto-4-pentenoate hydratase, encoding MSLGVREAAEALLSGEEREPLTDAWPELDVDTAYAIQDEALRLRRARGETVIGVKLGLTSRVMQRRMGIASPLLAWLTDAMVLPAGVPLPSLIHPRAEPELVFVLGDRLAGPGVTAATAMAAVDRVHGGIEIVDSRYRDYRGKLPDAVADNGFSAYFTLGPVGVEPSTVDLSLEAALLEVDGAIVDTATGAAVQGHPAEALALAANTLGARGLALEPGWIVLTGGMTDAVDVRPGSRVAAHFSHLGSITLAGS